GCCCTTGCCCAGAAGCGGCTTGAAGAGCGGCGCCTGGCGCAGCAGCGGGCGGAGCAGGAGCAGCAGCAGGCGCCCGGTTCCTATACGGTTGAGCGTGGTGATAGCCTGTGGAGCATCTCCGGCAAGAGCGACGTTTACAACAACCCCTACAAATGGCCGCTTATCTATAAAGCCAACCGTGACAAGATTAGTGACGCTGATCTGATCTACCCGGGGCAGAACTTCACGATCCGTAACGACTGGTCCGACGGTGAAGTTGATGCCGCTGTCGAGCATGCCCGTACCCGCGGTGCCTGGTCGCTGGGAGTTGTCGAAGAGTCTGACAGAGCCTACCTGGCGCGTTAAGACCGCTCGGCAAATCCCTGACAAAAAACCCCGCTTCGGCGGGGTTTTTTGTTTGGTGCGTCAGGCATGGCGAAGCCTCCTCCTACTCCATCTTACCCGGTCGCGTGGCGGCAGGCCGGATGGGGCAGGCATAGGCAATTCGCTCGTTGCGCATCGGCGCGAGTGCTGGCAATGTATGGCGACGAACCGGCTGGAGGTGTGTTCCTTGCGTACGTTTCTTTTTCTGTTGCTCACTCTTTCTTTCAGCATGACGGCATTGGCCGAGGCCCGGTTGACGTTCGAAGATGTCAGTAGCGGTCAGACCCATAAACTTGCTGATTACCGGGGCAAATGGGTGGTGGTCAACTACTGGGCCACTTGGTGCCCACCGTGTCTCGAAGAGTTGCCCGAACTGGTGCACTTTCATGAAGAACACAAGGACTCCGATGCCGTAGTGGTAGGCATCAATATGGAAGATTTGGAAGGGGAGCGTTTGGGACGCTTTCTTGAGGAAAATCTGGTTACCTACCCGGTCGGCGTTCGTACGTCGGACGCCCAGATGATCGGTCCGATTCCAGGCCTGCCCACGACCTATCTTGTCTCCCCGGATGGGGTGGTGGTTGCCAGGGAGGTGGGGGCGA
This region of Thiohalomonas denitrificans genomic DNA includes:
- a CDS encoding TlpA family protein disulfide reductase, with translation MCSLRTFLFLLLTLSFSMTALAEARLTFEDVSSGQTHKLADYRGKWVVVNYWATWCPPCLEELPELVHFHEEHKDSDAVVVGINMEDLEGERLGRFLEENLVTYPVGVRTSDAQMIGPIPGLPTTYLVSPDGVVVAREVGAITSDRLIEFIDGFDQQVRR
- a CDS encoding LysM peptidoglycan-binding domain-containing protein, which produces MKILTVMKHSALLALVLGFMVGCATAPQQEEPEGPTVAEAQAAIDAAHAAVEEAEAAGAAWRDSADMVKEAEAALAEGDTISAVELANRARRQAENALAQKRLEERRLAQQRAEQEQQQAPGSYTVERGDSLWSISGKSDVYNNPYKWPLIYKANRDKISDADLIYPGQNFTIRNDWSDGEVDAAVEHARTRGAWSLGVVEESDRAYLAR